The following are encoded in a window of Aerococcus sanguinicola genomic DNA:
- a CDS encoding CRISPR-associated helicase/endonuclease Cas3 — protein MQTTVNPVFWAKKKEENGRYLWLPLSQHALDTAQVSGLLWEHWLSDGQRQLLTDSLSIQEEKVAKQMAAFLGACHDLGKISSCFQAKKGFSNSPDLDRQLIEQLEFEGFEGLGDKLFRDVGRTPHATVGQVILERLGVNRGIASIIGGHHGKPVSEKTTLKRQSGYAENYYQMPNPNHPVSKLWQSEQEKFVDWALAFSGFDSVEALPKISKNGQVIYSGLLIMADWIASNEHYFPLIDFNDPVTIDQEKRIRSGFGRWFKTRPIHFQEISSIDGIYDDRFGDPDSEHSFVPRDFQRKFTELLMAVEDPGIFILEAPMGLGKTEAALIGAEVLANRQGRSGIFFGLPTQATSDGIFPRISHWLSRVSDDYMEDSSLQLVHGKAALNPDYASLASNINIDGESGLGTVTVNQWFKGRKTSNLDDFVVGTVDQFLLNALKQKHLALRHLGFSKKVVVIDEVHACDAYMNVYLNQALTLMGAYGVPVIILSATLPAASRNEMVKSYLQERGDASEKIIWPEDGLLEDAYPLVTYSDGKRIKQFANFAPQENHPVEIKPLEEDQLFDQLDDWLSGEGVVGVVVNTVKKAQDLAQKCAARYGDDLVDVLHASFIATERKQKERQLLKEIGKGADRPAKKIIIGTQVIEQSLDIDFDVMVSDLAPMDLLIQRMGRLHRHAIQRPAQHQEARFYVMGLSDTLEFDEGSESIYGKNLLIRTQAFLPEVLNIPGDISPLVQKVYGDAPLDLADELRPILEEAEQDEVKHKKKKEKKAKHYLLKDRSKKRAKRRKEESLVGWLNNASPNQTEAGGYAQVRDSDESIEIILLKELGEGYSFLGESRDISEEISDSDLAKRLAQETIKLPGVLSRSYNIDNTIRFLEDYTLQHFKDWQDSAWLKGQLGILLDDDNSFILDGYRLTYSQKIGLMREKEE, from the coding sequence ATTCAAACAACAGTCAACCCAGTTTTTTGGGCCAAGAAGAAAGAAGAGAATGGACGCTATCTATGGCTACCGCTCAGCCAGCACGCTCTGGATACGGCTCAAGTGTCGGGTTTGCTTTGGGAGCATTGGCTGAGTGATGGTCAGCGTCAGCTCTTAACGGATTCATTGAGCATTCAGGAGGAGAAAGTCGCTAAGCAAATGGCGGCCTTTTTGGGTGCATGTCATGATCTTGGGAAGATTTCAAGCTGCTTCCAGGCCAAAAAAGGCTTCAGTAATTCGCCTGATTTAGACCGGCAATTGATCGAACAGTTAGAATTTGAAGGCTTTGAGGGCTTAGGCGATAAACTCTTTAGAGATGTTGGACGGACGCCTCATGCAACGGTCGGTCAAGTTATCCTAGAACGTTTAGGTGTTAATCGTGGGATTGCCTCAATTATTGGCGGCCACCATGGCAAACCTGTTTCGGAGAAGACAACATTAAAACGTCAATCGGGATATGCTGAAAATTATTATCAGATGCCTAATCCCAACCATCCCGTTTCTAAACTTTGGCAGTCTGAGCAAGAGAAGTTTGTAGACTGGGCCTTAGCTTTTTCAGGATTTGATAGCGTGGAGGCACTACCTAAAATTAGTAAAAATGGGCAAGTGATTTATTCGGGGTTGTTAATCATGGCTGATTGGATCGCCAGTAATGAGCATTATTTCCCCTTAATCGACTTCAATGATCCAGTGACTATCGACCAAGAGAAAAGGATTCGTTCTGGCTTTGGCCGATGGTTTAAAACAAGGCCTATACATTTTCAGGAAATTTCCTCCATTGATGGAATCTACGATGACCGTTTTGGTGATCCGGATAGTGAGCACAGTTTTGTGCCGAGAGATTTTCAGCGAAAATTTACGGAATTGTTGATGGCTGTGGAAGACCCGGGCATCTTTATTTTAGAAGCCCCCATGGGTTTAGGAAAAACAGAAGCAGCTCTTATTGGGGCAGAAGTCTTGGCCAACCGTCAAGGGCGGAGTGGGATCTTCTTTGGGCTACCTACCCAAGCTACTTCAGATGGTATTTTCCCCCGGATATCGCACTGGCTATCTCGGGTGAGCGATGATTATATGGAAGATAGTTCGCTCCAACTCGTCCATGGCAAGGCGGCGCTTAATCCAGATTATGCCTCTTTAGCGTCTAATATTAATATTGATGGTGAAAGCGGTTTAGGAACGGTGACAGTCAATCAGTGGTTTAAGGGACGGAAAACATCCAACCTTGATGATTTCGTAGTGGGAACAGTGGACCAATTTCTCTTGAATGCTCTGAAACAAAAGCATCTGGCCTTGCGCCACCTCGGCTTTAGTAAAAAGGTTGTCGTGATTGATGAAGTACATGCCTGCGATGCCTATATGAATGTCTACCTCAATCAAGCGCTGACCCTAATGGGGGCGTACGGCGTTCCGGTTATTATCCTATCCGCAACCCTGCCTGCTGCTAGCCGTAACGAGATGGTCAAATCCTATCTCCAAGAGAGAGGAGATGCCAGTGAGAAGATTATATGGCCAGAAGACGGCCTACTAGAAGATGCTTATCCCCTAGTGACTTATTCAGATGGGAAAAGGATTAAGCAATTCGCCAATTTTGCGCCGCAGGAAAACCATCCCGTTGAAATCAAGCCGCTTGAAGAAGACCAATTATTTGATCAATTAGATGACTGGCTCAGTGGTGAAGGGGTGGTGGGCGTTGTAGTCAATACGGTGAAAAAGGCCCAAGACCTGGCTCAGAAGTGCGCAGCACGCTACGGGGATGATCTAGTCGATGTTTTGCACGCTTCTTTCATTGCGACCGAACGCAAACAAAAAGAGCGCCAACTCCTTAAAGAAATTGGTAAGGGGGCAGACCGACCCGCCAAGAAGATCATTATAGGCACCCAGGTGATTGAACAATCTCTAGATATTGATTTCGATGTGATGGTCAGTGATCTGGCCCCGATGGATCTGCTTATTCAACGGATGGGACGGCTCCACCGTCATGCCATCCAACGTCCTGCCCAACACCAAGAAGCGCGTTTCTATGTTATGGGTTTGTCAGATACTTTGGAATTCGATGAGGGATCCGAAAGTATCTATGGGAAAAATCTATTGATTCGGACCCAAGCTTTTCTACCGGAAGTTTTAAATATACCTGGGGACATCTCGCCCTTGGTGCAGAAGGTTTACGGTGATGCGCCCCTTGACTTAGCGGATGAGTTAAGACCGATTCTTGAAGAGGCTGAGCAGGATGAAGTAAAACATAAAAAGAAAAAAGAAAAAAAGGCAAAACACTATCTTCTCAAAGATAGATCAAAAAAACGTGCTAAGAGAAGAAAAGAAGAATCTTTGGTCGGTTGGTTGAATAACGCCAGTCCAAACCAGACGGAAGCGGGGGGCTATGCTCAGGTCCGCGACAGTGATGAGAGTATCGAAATTATCCTGCTAAAAGAGTTAGGAGAAGGTTATAGTTTTTTGGGTGAAAGTCGTGATATCTCAGAAGAGATTAGTGATTCTGACTTAGCAAAAAGGCTGGCCCAAGAGACCATCAAGCTGCCAGGCGTCTTGAGTAGGTCTTATAATATCGACAATACTATTCGATTCTTGGAAGATTATACACTCCAACATTTTAAAGACTGGCAAGATTCAGCTTGGTTAAAAGGCCAATTAGGTATTTTATTGGACGATGACAATAGCTTTATTTTGGATGGTTACCGCTTAACATACAGTCAAAAAATTGGTTTAATGAGAGAGAAGGAGGAATAG
- a CDS encoding type I-E CRISPR-associated protein Cse1/CasA, giving the protein MGHFNLIDEPWIKVLDLDDQNQEVSLKEIFQNAHLYQRLAGETETQNFAVLRILLAILQTTFDRFDLEGELRPHYQDNWNIEDDWEVLIDNLEDDWEELWEEQFLPKSLFNYLDHWHDRFYLFDDRYPFMQVTAEEISEDKISKKKASSLSGKNINRLISESGNKVALFSPKYAAKKNKEILSESEVARWLITLQGYIGLSDKVIFGQEKYKASKGWLFDIGGIYLEGDNLLETLLLNCLAVHPYDEFLGKKQRPAWELSPAENVEGYFTRLDPDNLAELYTLWSRAIYIDPETDLSQPFECQVVKLPDLRHTNQFLEPMTLWRHNDSGENKGYFTPRKHRPGQAIWRSFGLLALPDSDAEDEKQRQPGIIQWLNKQDEIIGEKVISLRAVSMEDDGNATSWVPVNEICDRLDIRSFALIDVDESQWMPRINDTVDKTKKMIEIHFQYFLKDINQIRNIKRDDPKYYGFINQNIEEVYFRIDRPFRDWLLSLEMYESMNEKIKVWEDCLYDLINQQVNQIIDKAGPRDYTGIIQDKEVMNIATVHNKFSRILWKALKEV; this is encoded by the coding sequence ATGGGGCACTTTAATTTGATTGATGAGCCTTGGATCAAAGTCTTAGATCTAGATGACCAGAACCAAGAAGTGTCATTAAAAGAAATCTTTCAGAATGCCCATCTCTACCAACGCCTAGCTGGAGAGACAGAAACACAAAACTTTGCGGTTTTGAGAATTCTTTTGGCCATCTTACAGACGACCTTTGATCGTTTTGATCTTGAAGGCGAACTCAGACCTCACTATCAGGATAATTGGAATATTGAAGATGATTGGGAAGTTCTGATAGATAATTTAGAAGATGATTGGGAAGAACTTTGGGAGGAACAGTTTCTTCCGAAGAGTCTATTTAACTATCTAGACCACTGGCATGACCGCTTCTACCTTTTTGATGACCGCTATCCTTTTATGCAAGTGACTGCGGAGGAGATTTCTGAAGATAAGATTAGTAAGAAGAAGGCTTCTAGTCTGTCGGGGAAAAATATTAACCGCTTGATTTCAGAAAGTGGGAATAAGGTAGCTCTTTTCTCACCCAAGTATGCGGCTAAAAAGAATAAAGAGATCCTCAGTGAAAGTGAAGTTGCTCGGTGGTTGATTACTTTGCAGGGCTATATCGGCCTTTCCGACAAGGTAATCTTTGGGCAAGAGAAATACAAGGCTTCCAAGGGTTGGCTCTTCGATATTGGCGGTATTTATCTAGAGGGAGATAATTTATTAGAAACTCTACTCTTAAACTGCCTGGCTGTGCATCCATATGATGAATTTTTGGGTAAAAAACAAAGACCAGCTTGGGAGTTATCTCCTGCTGAAAACGTTGAAGGCTATTTTACTCGCCTCGATCCAGACAACCTAGCTGAACTTTACACCCTGTGGTCTCGGGCTATCTATATCGACCCAGAAACGGACCTCAGCCAGCCTTTCGAATGTCAGGTGGTGAAACTGCCAGATCTTAGACACACGAATCAATTCCTCGAGCCAATGACTCTTTGGCGTCACAACGATTCAGGGGAGAACAAGGGATACTTTACCCCGCGCAAGCATCGGCCGGGACAGGCTATCTGGCGGTCCTTCGGTTTACTGGCTCTACCAGATTCGGATGCTGAAGACGAGAAGCAGCGGCAACCTGGAATTATCCAGTGGTTAAATAAACAAGACGAAATCATTGGCGAAAAAGTTATTAGCTTGCGCGCAGTAAGTATGGAGGATGACGGCAATGCTACTTCCTGGGTCCCGGTGAATGAAATTTGTGACCGTTTGGATATCCGCTCCTTTGCCCTGATCGATGTCGATGAGAGCCAATGGATGCCACGGATCAATGACACTGTGGATAAGACGAAGAAGATGATTGAAATTCACTTCCAATATTTTCTTAAAGATATTAATCAAATTCGAAATATTAAGCGTGACGATCCTAAGTATTATGGCTTCATTAACCAAAATATCGAAGAAGTCTACTTTCGAATCGATCGGCCCTTCAGAGACTGGCTACTTTCCTTAGAGATGTATGAATCTATGAATGAAAAAATCAAAGTTTGGGAGGATTGCCTCTATGATTTGATTAACCAGCAAGTCAATCAAATTATAGACAAGGCCGGGCCACGCGACTATACAGGAATCATTCAAGATAAAGAAGTAATGAATATTGCAACTGTCCACAATAAATTTTCTCGAATCTTGTGGAAAGCATTGAAGGAGGTATGA
- the casB gene encoding type I-E CRISPR-associated protein Cse2/CasB encodes MAERIGLSQVTEYLLHQLSHSLDKPATKARLANLRHSIGRELSQSVEIWPFLFENLPDDYLGQSATLTDQEEAILLTLQLYALYQQGKDQAVWTEEVDRRKNFGHSLAYLRRNEENKVATDRRFNAMITATTYEEFKYHLRQMLQLLKSKTKAEVPVNFGGLSRDIYNIKADRYDFKHDRPYIEGLRLSWSKAYYSYQSKEADKEKETDND; translated from the coding sequence ATGGCAGAAAGAATAGGGCTGTCGCAAGTGACTGAGTACCTCTTACACCAGCTCAGTCATAGTCTAGATAAGCCAGCAACCAAGGCAAGATTGGCTAACCTAAGGCACTCAATCGGGAGGGAGTTGAGTCAAAGCGTTGAAATCTGGCCTTTCCTTTTTGAAAATCTACCGGATGATTATCTGGGGCAGAGCGCAACTTTAACCGACCAGGAAGAAGCTATCCTACTTACCCTCCAGCTCTACGCCCTCTACCAACAAGGGAAGGACCAGGCAGTTTGGACGGAGGAAGTTGATCGACGTAAGAATTTCGGCCATTCGCTAGCTTATCTCAGACGAAATGAAGAAAATAAGGTGGCTACTGACCGGCGTTTTAACGCCATGATAACAGCGACAACTTATGAGGAATTTAAATACCACTTACGTCAAATGCTGCAACTGCTCAAGTCCAAGACGAAAGCAGAAGTGCCAGTTAATTTTGGCGGCCTAAGCCGAGATATTTATAACATCAAAGCAGACCGCTATGATTTTAAACATGATCGGCCTTATATCGAAGGCCTGCGCTTAAGCTGGTCTAAAGCCTACTATAGCTATCAAAGTAAAGAAGCGGACAAAGAAAAGGAGACTGACAATGACTAA
- the cas7e gene encoding type I-E CRISPR-associated protein Cas7/Cse4/CasC: MTKPRLFLDIHAIQTLPPSNINRDDTGSPKTARYGGVQRARVSSQAWKKAMRDYFKEFGALDNVGVRSLEIVRYLAHKIQKLSADMALEEAMELADKTINAAGVKTKDQRAKALFFLGDLQAEKLAQAALDGVTDKKQLKAILKDNPAIDIALFGRMVADDPSLNEDASSQIAHAISTHAVQTEFDFYTAVDDFGKEDNAGAGMLGTIEFNSSTLYRYADVAVHEFLQQLDGDQETLKRSLNLFLKAFLNSLPTGKVNTFANQTIPQAVLVSLRSDRPLSLVSAFESPVRAEDGFVKPSIDRLLAEVNKAEKLLDPAIATFYLNLDGDERDLDRVQTVDSLSQLQEAVDQQVSEQLDQAGE, from the coding sequence ATGACTAAACCACGTTTGTTTTTAGATATCCATGCCATCCAAACCCTACCTCCATCCAATATCAACCGGGATGATACGGGGAGTCCGAAGACCGCAAGATATGGTGGGGTACAACGGGCTCGGGTGAGTTCACAAGCTTGGAAGAAAGCTATGCGGGACTACTTTAAAGAATTTGGCGCCCTCGATAATGTTGGGGTGAGAAGTTTAGAAATTGTGCGTTATCTTGCTCATAAGATTCAAAAATTATCAGCAGACATGGCTTTAGAAGAGGCGATGGAACTAGCGGATAAAACCATTAATGCAGCTGGCGTAAAAACTAAAGACCAACGCGCTAAGGCCCTCTTCTTCCTTGGCGATCTCCAAGCAGAAAAATTAGCCCAAGCTGCACTTGATGGAGTCACAGACAAAAAACAATTGAAGGCTATCTTAAAAGATAATCCAGCCATTGATATTGCTCTATTTGGGCGGATGGTAGCCGATGATCCTTCCCTTAATGAAGATGCTTCCTCCCAGATTGCTCATGCCATTTCGACCCATGCGGTACAGACGGAATTTGACTTCTATACTGCCGTTGATGATTTTGGCAAAGAAGATAATGCGGGCGCTGGTATGTTAGGGACTATCGAGTTTAACTCGTCCACTTTATATCGCTATGCGGATGTAGCTGTCCATGAATTCCTTCAGCAATTAGACGGTGACCAAGAAACCCTTAAACGAAGCCTAAATTTATTCCTTAAGGCCTTCCTTAACTCTCTCCCTACTGGTAAAGTAAATACTTTTGCTAACCAGACTATTCCTCAAGCTGTTCTTGTTTCCTTGCGGTCCGACCGACCACTGAGTCTAGTGTCGGCTTTCGAGTCGCCGGTTCGCGCAGAAGACGGCTTTGTGAAACCTTCCATCGACCGTTTGCTAGCTGAAGTAAATAAGGCAGAAAAATTATTAGATCCCGCGATCGCAACGTTCTATCTTAATTTAGACGGGGATGAGCGTGATCTAGACCGTGTACAGACAGTGGATTCTCTAAGTCAACTTCAGGAAGCCGTGGATCAGCAAGTATCCGAGCAATTAGATCAAGCAGGTGAGTAA
- the cas5e gene encoding type I-E CRISPR-associated protein Cas5/CasD, with the protein MKSIVLKFAGPLQSWGTQSHFESRHTDLYPSKSGVVGLLAASLGYRRDQTEDIQALNQLDFAVRVDQEGGLRHDYQTAHKYKANGQPDRTYVTNRYYLEDAVFLVALSHTDEEFMAKIAQALKQPYFQPYMGRRSLPLPLDFIIAETDLGAVETLQSLDWQAAPWYQRQHSRILDAYADAGLIEDAKREQWRKDLVVSFDQKNRHFQTRRELKFQIELPSLIQETEHDAFGELGG; encoded by the coding sequence TTGAAATCAATCGTTTTGAAGTTTGCTGGCCCCTTACAATCCTGGGGAACGCAGTCTCATTTCGAAAGCCGCCATACGGATTTGTATCCTTCGAAATCAGGGGTGGTCGGTTTATTAGCTGCTAGCCTAGGTTACCGGCGTGACCAAACCGAAGATATCCAAGCCCTCAATCAACTCGATTTTGCGGTCCGTGTTGACCAAGAAGGTGGGCTGAGGCACGATTATCAAACAGCTCATAAGTACAAGGCAAATGGTCAGCCAGATCGAACTTATGTGACTAATCGCTATTACCTAGAGGATGCGGTTTTCCTAGTCGCCTTGTCCCATACGGATGAAGAATTTATGGCAAAGATTGCCCAAGCCTTAAAGCAACCTTATTTCCAGCCTTATATGGGGCGTCGGTCTTTACCTCTTCCCTTAGATTTTATTATTGCGGAAACGGATCTGGGAGCAGTGGAGACTCTACAAAGCTTAGACTGGCAGGCTGCTCCCTGGTACCAAAGGCAGCACAGCCGGATTTTGGATGCTTATGCCGATGCAGGTTTAATAGAGGACGCTAAACGAGAACAATGGCGAAAAGATTTGGTGGTATCCTTCGACCAAAAAAATCGCCATTTTCAAACCCGGCGGGAGCTTAAGTTTCAAATCGAGCTTCCCAGCTTGATCCAGGAAACAGAACATGATGCTTTTGGCGAGTTAGGAGGTTAA
- the cas6e gene encoding type I-E CRISPR-associated protein Cas6/Cse3/CasE, giving the protein MYLSRVQIDSHNRQKIKDLTHAGAYHNWVERSFPEEFNSGERSRKLWRLDRLQGKDYLLIVSEEEPDKGQLERYGLPGSAETKSYDNFLGQIEDGMRLAFRVTLNPVVSKSSGEKGVRGRVMPHVTEEHQRQFLLDRAEKNGFILEAEDFKIVESKRALVKKSGQRNLRLIQVTYEGVLTVADKDRFIKTLTQGFGKKKAYGFGLMTVIPLRD; this is encoded by the coding sequence ATGTATCTTTCACGTGTACAGATCGATAGTCACAACCGTCAAAAAATTAAGGATTTGACCCATGCGGGGGCCTACCACAATTGGGTAGAGCGGAGCTTTCCCGAAGAGTTCAACTCAGGCGAAAGAAGTCGAAAGCTTTGGCGCTTAGACCGCTTGCAGGGTAAAGATTATTTGTTGATTGTGAGTGAAGAGGAGCCAGACAAGGGACAATTAGAACGCTATGGCCTTCCAGGTAGTGCTGAAACTAAGTCTTATGATAATTTTCTAGGACAGATTGAAGACGGCATGCGTTTAGCTTTCCGTGTGACTTTAAATCCGGTAGTTTCTAAGAGTTCAGGCGAAAAAGGTGTACGTGGGCGCGTGATGCCCCATGTGACAGAAGAGCACCAACGCCAATTCTTGCTTGATCGAGCAGAAAAAAATGGTTTTATTTTAGAAGCTGAGGATTTTAAAATCGTGGAGAGTAAACGTGCCCTTGTCAAAAAATCTGGACAGCGGAACTTGCGCCTCATTCAAGTGACCTATGAGGGTGTATTGACGGTGGCGGATAAGGACCGCTTTATTAAGACCTTAACACAGGGCTTCGGCAAGAAAAAAGCTTACGGTTTTGGCCTGATGACAGTTATTCCATTGAGGGATTAA
- the cas1e gene encoding type I-E CRISPR-associated endonuclease Cas1e, whose amino-acid sequence MDKKFGAKKTELQELPRIGDRVSFIYIEHAKINRIDSAITVRDKRGVVRIPCAMIGVLLLGPGTDVSHRAVELIGDTGTSMVWVGERGVRFYAGGRPLAHSTRLLERQAKYVSNRRLRLAVARKMYEMRFDNEDVSKLTMQQLRGREGARVRRTYRYYADKYDVPWDKRQYKPDDFLASDVVNQALSAANVSLYGLVHSITVALGLSPGLGFVHTGHDKAFVYDIADLYKAEYTIPLAFQIASEYTAEDDIGRLTRLRLRDNLVDGKLMKRIVKDIQVLLDISEEEEIIAENFGLWDDKEELVSYGVSYDEEGD is encoded by the coding sequence ATGGATAAAAAATTTGGAGCTAAAAAGACTGAACTCCAAGAATTGCCTCGGATTGGGGACCGCGTCAGTTTTATTTATATTGAGCACGCAAAAATTAACCGCATCGATAGTGCCATTACGGTAAGGGATAAGCGGGGCGTTGTTAGGATACCCTGTGCGATGATTGGCGTTCTTCTCCTAGGGCCGGGGACCGATGTGAGTCACCGGGCGGTTGAACTGATAGGTGATACCGGAACTTCTATGGTCTGGGTGGGTGAACGGGGTGTCCGCTTCTATGCAGGGGGACGGCCTCTTGCCCATTCTACGCGTCTGCTCGAACGGCAAGCTAAGTATGTATCCAATCGCCGCTTGCGGCTAGCAGTTGCTCGTAAGATGTATGAAATGCGTTTCGATAATGAGGATGTATCCAAGTTAACTATGCAACAATTACGTGGCCGTGAAGGTGCCAGGGTTCGGCGGACCTATCGTTACTATGCCGATAAGTATGACGTTCCTTGGGACAAGCGCCAGTACAAGCCAGACGATTTCTTGGCTAGCGATGTGGTCAACCAAGCCTTATCAGCGGCTAATGTTTCGCTTTACGGTTTGGTCCACAGCATCACGGTGGCTTTAGGACTATCCCCAGGGCTTGGCTTTGTCCATACTGGGCATGATAAAGCTTTCGTTTATGATATTGCTGACCTTTACAAAGCAGAATATACGATTCCCTTGGCTTTCCAGATTGCCAGTGAATATACAGCTGAGGATGATATCGGTCGCTTGACGCGGTTAAGACTCCGAGATAATTTGGTTGATGGCAAATTAATGAAGCGCATTGTAAAAGATATCCAAGTCCTGTTAGATATCTCTGAAGAAGAGGAGATTATTGCAGAAAACTTTGGCCTCTGGGATGATAAAGAAGAATTAGTCAGCTATGGGGTTAGTTACGATGAGGAGGGAGATTGA
- the cas2e gene encoding type I-E CRISPR-associated endoribonuclease Cas2e: protein MPFTVITLSKTPASLKGDLTKWMQEISTGVYVGNFNRRIREKLWERVKENVGNGEATISYAAQNEIGYRFESYNTSRQMIELEGIPLVLLPQAEDKGAYIKQRGFSNASKFRKARKFSRPNSINVPSYIILDIETTGLDPKKDQMIEIGALKIDGSEENIFHSLIANKKIPEQIQKLTGISQKDIDEDGKDESQVLAKLLEFIEGQVIVGYNINFDISFINEQLKKMGQENLSNPILDLKTIVKKEKMFLKNFQLQTVLASYGINKKVPHRALEDVRLMAELISKVNKFPVYLKKKAR from the coding sequence ATGCCTTTCACCGTAATCACCCTCTCAAAGACTCCAGCTTCTCTAAAGGGAGACTTGACTAAATGGATGCAGGAAATTTCAACAGGAGTCTATGTGGGCAACTTTAATCGACGGATTCGCGAAAAATTATGGGAAAGAGTGAAAGAAAACGTAGGCAATGGAGAAGCAACGATTTCCTATGCGGCCCAAAATGAAATTGGCTATCGTTTTGAATCCTATAATACCTCGCGTCAGATGATCGAACTAGAAGGTATTCCGCTTGTCTTGCTCCCTCAGGCCGAGGACAAGGGAGCTTATATTAAACAAAGAGGCTTTAGTAATGCCAGTAAGTTTCGCAAAGCAAGGAAATTCTCACGACCAAACTCTATCAATGTTCCTAGCTACATTATTCTCGATATCGAGACAACAGGATTAGATCCTAAAAAAGATCAAATGATCGAAATAGGCGCTTTAAAGATAGATGGGTCAGAAGAGAACATCTTTCATTCTCTGATCGCTAATAAGAAAATCCCTGAGCAAATTCAAAAACTAACAGGGATTAGCCAGAAAGACATAGATGAAGACGGTAAAGATGAATCGCAAGTACTTGCAAAGCTTCTCGAATTTATCGAAGGTCAGGTTATTGTCGGTTACAATATCAATTTTGATATTAGTTTTATTAATGAGCAATTGAAAAAGATGGGACAGGAGAATTTATCTAATCCAATTCTTGATTTAAAGACTATTGTCAAAAAGGAGAAGATGTTTCTAAAAAATTTTCAATTGCAAACAGTTTTAGCGAGTTACGGGATCAATAAAAAAGTCCCCCACCGAGCCTTGGAGGATGTTAGATTAATGGCTGAGCTCATTTCTAAAGTGAATAAATTTCCAGTTTACTTAAAAAAGAAAGCCCGGTAA
- a CDS encoding helix-turn-helix transcriptional regulator yields the protein MFPEILKSYRKSRGLTQKELANRLHVSQPTIGSWEVGRTEPNQEMQKKIADFFGISVNTLLGVDDNDSVDLKVLLKNSSMTYGGKEISDHDLKVLEGIVESLLGGDEGGDR from the coding sequence ATGTTTCCTGAGATTTTGAAGAGCTACAGAAAATCAAGAGGCTTGACTCAGAAAGAATTGGCGAATAGGCTACACGTTTCTCAACCTACTATCGGGAGTTGGGAAGTTGGCAGGACGGAGCCTAACCAAGAAATGCAGAAGAAAATAGCCGATTTTTTCGGCATTTCTGTAAATACCCTATTGGGAGTAGATGATAACGATTCGGTTGACTTGAAAGTGTTACTTAAAAATTCAAGCATGACATACGGCGGAAAAGAAATAAGCGATCACGACTTAAAAGTCTTGGAAGGCATAGTGGAATCGCTGCTTGGCGGTGATGAAGGTGGGGATAGATAG